A stretch of Buteo buteo chromosome 9, bButBut1.hap1.1, whole genome shotgun sequence DNA encodes these proteins:
- the KCNJ5 gene encoding G protein-activated inward rectifier potassium channel 4 codes for MAGDSRIFMNQDMDIGVASREPKKIPKQARDDVPIATDRTRLISAEGKKPRQRYMEKSGKCNVHHGNVQETYRYLSDLFTTLVDLKWRFNLLVFTMVYTITWLFFGFIWWLIAYIRGDLDHLEDENWIPCVENLSGFVSAFLFSIETETTIGYGYRVITEKCPEGIVLLLIQAILGSIVNAFMVGCMFVKISQPKKRAETLMFSNNAVISMRDEKLCLMFRVGDLRNSHIVEASIRAKLIKSKQTKEGEFIPLNQTDINVGFDTGDDRLFLVSPLIISHEINEKSPFWEMSRTQLEKEEFEIVVILEGMVEATGMTCQARSSYMDTEVLWGHRFTPVLTLEKDFYEVDYNSFHSTYETNTPVCCAKELAESRREGQLLSHLSSATLLSGGREAETAKGEEEEEEGREPAGLNGANGTAGEVKEDMPV; via the exons aTGGCTGGAGATTCTAGGATCTTCATGAACCAGGACATGGACATCGGAGTTGCATCCAGAGAGCCTAAGAAGATTCCCAAACAGGCTCGGGATGATGTCCCTATTGCCACTGACCGAACCCGCCTCATATCAGCAGAAGGTAAGAAGCCACGTCAGCGTTACATGGAGAAAAGTGGCAAGTGCAATGTGCACCATGGAAATGTCCAAGAAACCTATCGATACCTTAGTGACCTCTTCACTACGCTGGTGGACCTCAAGTGGCGTTTTAATCTTCTTGTCTTCACTATGGTCTATACCATcacttggttgttttttgggttcATATGGTGGCTCATTGCCTATATCCGGGGAGACCTGGACCATCTTGAAGATGAGAACTGGATCCCCTGTGTTGAAAATCTCAGTGgatttgtttctgcatttctgttttctatcGAGACCGAGACAACAATTGGGTATGGCTATAGGGTCATAACGGAGAAGTGCCCAGAGGGCATCGTACTGCTCCTGATCCAGGCTATTCTGGGCTCCATTGTCAATGCGTTCATGGTGGGATGCATGTTTGTCAAGATCAGCCAACCAAAGAAGAGGGCTGAAACCCTCATGTTTTCTAACAACGCAGTGATTTCCATGAGGGATGAGAAGCTCTGTCTCATGTTCCGTGTTGGAGACCTCCGCAATTCCCACATTGTCGAGGCTTCCATTAGAGCCAAACTGATTAAGTCCAAACAGACCAAAGAAGGAGAGTTTATCCCCTTGAACCAAACAGACATCAACGTGGGATTTGACACTGGAGATGACAGATTGTTCCTGGTGTCACCTCTTATCATCTCACATGAAATCAATGAGAAAAGCCCCTTCTGGGAGATGTCACGCACCCAATTGGAGAAGGAGGAGTTTGAAATTGTGGTCATCCTGGAAGGAATGGTGGAAGCAACAG GGATGACTTGCCAGGCTCGCAGCTCCTACATGGACACCGAGGTGCTGTGGGGGCATCGCTTCACTCCTGTCCTCACCCTGGAGAAGGATTTTTACGAAGTTGACTATAACAGCTTCCATAGCACTTATGAGACCAACACTCCCGTGTGCTGTGCCAAAGAGCTGGCCGAGTCCCGCCGGGAAGGCCAGCTCCTCAGCCACCTCTCCAGTGCCACCCTTCTGAGCGGaggcagagaagcagagacagcaaaaggggaagaagaagaggaagaaggcagggagccagcaggaTTGAATGGAGCCAACGGGACAGCGGGAGAGGTGAAAGAAGATATGCCTGTATAA